From Asterias rubens chromosome 3, eAstRub1.3, whole genome shotgun sequence, the proteins below share one genomic window:
- the LOC117288108 gene encoding uncharacterized protein LOC117288108, translating to MSFSVAISQISGSTMDIQFSITNMNTSDIQEQSDEQLLRDQLVEIERMYSDYNKLKAATVTSLRSYSWFLLIRIPWRWRCWTNHLLPLGASLINTPNGTGVQPPIAPVVAPSDEPQEPGVDAQDKV from the exons ATGTCATTTTCCGTAGCCATCTCCC AGATTTCGGGGTCGACGATGGACATTCAGTTTTCAATCACCAACATGAATACGAGTGATATTCAGGAGCAGAGTGATGAACAGCTGCTGAGGGATCAGCTTGTTGAG ATTGAACGCATGTATTCGGActacaacaaattaaaagctGCAACAGTTACGAGTTTACG GTCGTATAGTTGGTTCCTGTTGATAAGAATACCGTGGCGTTGGAGATGCTGGACGAACCACCTTCTGCCGTTGGGGGCGTCGCTT ATCAACACCCCGAATGGAACGGGGGTCCAGCCTCCGATCGCCCCGGTAGTAGCACCTTCCGATGAGCCGCAAGAGCCCGGTGTTGACGCTCAGGAcaaagtataa